The genomic segment TCTCGTGGCCGCCGAACGGCCCGAGCCAGACGGTGTAGGACAGGATCGCCAACCCCCCGGGCCGGGTGACCCGCAGCATCTCGGCGCCGAGCTGCCACGGGCGCGGCACGTGCTCGGCGACGTTGGACGACAGGCAGACGTCGACGCTGCCGTCGGCGAACGGCAGCGCCATGCCGGATGCCCGGACGAACGAGCCCGGGCCGGCCTGCCGGACGTGCTCGGCGGCGTGCATCTCGCTCGGATCGGGTTCGACGCCGACGTAGTTCCAGCCCGCCTCGGTGAACGCGGTGGCGAAATAGCCGGGGCCGCCGCCGACGTCGACGAGCGTGTGCCCACCCGGGGTGGTCCGCCAGAGGTCGGTGACCATGTCCGCGGTGTCGGCGGCCAGCGCGCCGTAGAAGCGGGCGGGGTCGGACTGCTCGTAGCGGAACTCGCTCAGCAGCCGCGTCGATCGGCCCAGCGTCGCCCGCCGGGCGAACAGGTCGGTGACGGCCACGAACTCACCCTAGCCAGGCGCTGAAACTCACGCTGCGCAGGGAAAGTGCGAGTGCAGAGCTGCAAAAAGTGAAATTCGACCGGCGGACTAGGCTGGCGATGATGTCTACACCCGTTCGCTCCGTCCTGCTGCTGTGCTGGCGGGACACCGGCCACCCGCAGGGTGGCGGCAGCGAAACCTACGTCCAGCGCATCGGGTCGCTGCTGGCCGGATCCGGCATGGACGTCACCCTGCGGACCGCCCGATATCGGGGTGCACCGCGCCGCGAGCTCGTCGACGGCGTGCGGATCAGCCGCGGTGGCGGACCCTACAGCGTGTACATCTGGGCGGGGCTGGCGATGGTCGCCGCGCGGGTTGGCCTCGGGCCGCTGCGCCGCGTGCGTCCCGACGTCGTGATCGACACCCAGAACGGTGTGCCGTTCCTGGCCCGGCTGGCCTTCGGCCGTCGGGTCGCGGTCCTGGTGCACCACTGCCACCGCGAACAGTGGCCGGTGGCCGGCCGCTTCTTCGGCCGGTTGGGCTGGCTGGTCGAATCGTGGCTGTCCCCGCGGATGCACCGGCACAACCAGTACGTCACCGTCTCGCTGCCCTCGGC from the Mycolicibacterium crocinum genome contains:
- a CDS encoding class I SAM-dependent methyltransferase yields the protein MAVTDLFARRATLGRSTRLLSEFRYEQSDPARFYGALAADTADMVTDLWRTTPGGHTLVDVGGGPGYFATAFTEAGWNYVGVEPDPSEMHAAEHVRQAGPGSFVRASGMALPFADGSVDVCLSSNVAEHVPRPWQLGAEMLRVTRPGGLAILSYTVWLGPFGGHEMGLTHYLGGARAAARYTRKHGHPPKNNYGSSLFAVSAAAGLRWAAGTGALVAAFPRYHPRWAWKLTAVPGIREFLVSNLVLVLRPPMPPK